From Calliphora vicina chromosome 3, idCalVici1.1, whole genome shotgun sequence:
CGTTTTTTACATGTGAGGGTGATGCGCGCAAAGAGGAATATGAGATTATGCAGACGGCCTGGCGCGAACGGAATCCGGTGCAACGCATAAAATCGGCACACAATGCAATTGAAATGAATCCAGAATGTGCTCCAGCGTACATTCTACTGGCCGAAGAAGAGGCAACAACAATTTTAGAGGCCGAACGTATATTGCGTACAGCTTTAAAAGTGGCAGAGCAAAATTACCGCAAATCACAACTTACTCAGCATCAAGGACCCATAGCAGAGGGCCTGCATCGACGAGATACGAATGTTCTTATTTATATAAGACGTCGCCTGGCGATGTGTGCACGCAAATTGGGTAAATTAAAGGAGGCCGCGAAAATGTTTCGCGATCTAACAAAGGAAATTCCTTCAATAATGAATGTTCTAAACATTCATGAGAATCTCATTGAGACATTATTGGAGATGCAAGCGTATGCTGATTGCCAAGCTGTATTAGCAAAGTACGACGACATCTCCTTGCCAAAATCGGCAACAATTTGTTATACAGCGGCACTGCTTAAAGCCAGAGCGGTGGCAGATAAGTTTTCACCAGATATCGCATCTAAGCGAGGCCTAAGTCCGGCAGAAATGTGTGCTGTGGAAGCTATACATCGAGCCGTTGAGTTCAATCCTCATGTGCCGAAATATCTACTTGAAACCAAACCTTTAATCCTGCCACCAGAACACATATTGAAAAGAGGTGATTCCGAGGCTCTGGCATACGCGTTCTTTCATTTGAAACACTGGAAGAACATAGAAGGTGCATTGAATCTGCTACATTGTACTTGGGAGGGAACATTTCGCATGTTACCTTATCCCTTGGAACGCGGTCATCTCTTTTATCCATACCCCACATGTACAGAGTGTGCTGATCGTGAGTTGTTACCGGCCTTTCATGAAGTATCCGTTTATCCCAAGAAAGAGCTACCATTCTTTATACTCTTCACAGCGGGCTTGTGTTCTTTTACCGCCCTGCTGGCTTTGTTGACACACCAGTATCCCGAACCCATGGGTTTATTGGCGCAAACAGTACTTACCTGGATATCATATCCTTTTCAATTGCTCAAAGAACGCATTGAAGCATTTTGGCCTTGTAATCTATTGCAACATTTGTCAagagtttaaacaatttataatacaaaaactCCACCACCGTCGGCAGCGATGATGATGATATAACACACGTTTATACTCTCTCgcacaattattattattataattattgatAACACTTTTATAACTTTTGGTTATTTTCAGCCATTTATTACTACATACAGGTTAAACATTGTTAGACTTTTCAGTTAttccttatttttattatactaTTCATAATTTAATGAACTTTATCCTGATTTCTCAACTTTGTTCtcctaatttatttatttacactacttactacatattattatttttcttacgtttacatgaaaaataaaaaccaacatattttttattcttttgtttgtttaaaacagtgttttaattaaattgaatcTACAAAACATGTTTCCAttataaacattaatttaaaagaaaattgaataaatattgtattaaacttaaacaaaaaaaaacattctcaaaataaatgtaaatcttAGTATTACTTATACAGAAATCTGCaagcataaaaattaaaatatttggtatattttttttaaaatttaagtgggTAGGGTACATAGATTAgtgtggcccttaataaacgaaagttggaatTTGGCcagtctcaccccccagtttggtgaacattagtaaaaaaggTGAACATTAGCAAGCCCTCCGAAGTTTTGcaatgcatttacaaggggaaaaaaaatttatttaaatttcgaaattttcgggaaaaaatattttttggcgaatgaactctatttccttactgttatgaattttaagtaaaacctattcagaatattatagtccagatgaatctaaatatattctgaaagttttactaaaattggaaaacgttaaaccttaaatcgtgaaggtcaaaggtcaaatttttcaatatgtacttggaatttctaatttatttatttttgagccgattttgatgaaatttaagaaaaatataacatgaagtctagtatttataataacagcacaaaaatggaaattaacccttaatagcacttgaggttaaaatgacactcaaatttttaaaatcacgaaaaatacagtcaatatgaatggtgtcaattttaatgttttttataattaaataaactgaatcattcaagttttttttaaatctaataaatcaaaagtacactaaaggggtaaaatcaattttattcttataaaatacttaataaaatattaattacgttgTCAATGCAAAAATCAAGTATAAACAGAATATTTTGCCgtttaaaaaacaatacaatatttttaagtttgcttcatttaaaaatcaaattttgatcagCACTTTTGCAATTGTcaaggttttttatgttttttaaagttaataacatttcgctacctttccattagaaattccaaatatttaaaaaattgacctttgatttaagtgttaacgttttccgattttagtaataGTATCAACATAGCAAATTTTGCAAGAACATTCGTTGTtggcgacatttttaaaatgaacttgCAACGCATAGTGTAGAGTCTACACTGTAGacacacaaaaaatttttgttgtttttctgtgTTTTTCGATGATAATACATACGTATTCATTACTTGAAAGTACATAATTACTTGCATGTGGCAACGGGGggttaaaaaaacaaagaaaaaataatggaaaaagtTGTACAGAATTTAAACCATATATCTAATTGTGCGCCACCCTGTATAAATAttctttgattttcttttaagcGCACCATACAcaatcaaggtgcatttaataaggtgccatcggcagcacagctgattatagaaatagcacgcacaaatgtcaaactacatatataaaaaatattcgcccgtacgaccgtatgtcaaactctatatataaaaaatatgtgaattcgccagtatttatttcaattcgccactgctgtcagtAATGCTGGAGTAATGATTAtaacaaggcgtattaacaaggtgagtgcataaaatcagctgtttcttaattcgctgtggttttatgtacactatatgtcaaactttgtttatgtttacatttgttattgtaaataacatagtaatattttaattcgccttgattttgacatttaccgtacattttaacaaaaacaaattgcctgttgtttttgcattgttgtatttgttgccgggacgcactcaccttgttaatacgccttggattataaggtgtatgcgttacggcaacaaatacaacaatacaaaaacaaatatgtaactTTAATAGTGTCAAAAACAGCTGCTTAATGTATACAAATTACAgcaaaaataatcagctgtttaattaatgtcaccttgtatatcattacaccatgatcaaaatactcatcaaggtgcatttaataaggtgccatcggcagcacagcagattatagaaatagcacgcacaaatgtcaaactacatatataaaaaatatccgcccgtatgtcaaactctatatataaaaaataagtgaattcgcctgtatttatttcaattcgccactgctgtcaccttgttaaatacgccttgatacTCATCAAGCACTGTGGTAGTATTAGTGACAACGGatgatggaaaatcaaaaacatattgatttttatcatgCTTGATGTTACTTTTTGATAGTGTATgttgcaaggcgaatttatacaaagtggtgtcagttctacaaaaacaacgattggtcttaacaaatgtcaaaaaaccaaaaggaaaaattaaacaaataattatttaaacttaatatagtgtaggtaattgaatagtgagggctttacttatttatgtaaacaataaatattttgttaataagcttagaatatgtagatatttaaatataaaaacaagctttgacagttgttagaaccaaaaagcgaaaaaaaaattatcagctgtttaacTGACTCCAcattgtataaattcgccttggtatgGTGTTTTCTCATCAATCACgaagtcatttacaaaaatatttcaaggcgTGAGGTTGATGAGTGTGTCGGATgaagagaataattttttatattacatatttcacttattattttagtttttttctttattctcaacATGTCGTTATTGCAATTAAAGTTGCATCCGATATTGacattttaaatagattttagtgcaaataaaaattaaatattattaccgCTATTGGTGTTAACaccacaaaatcaaaataaaatgcagATTGACGAGTCATTAATCAAATGTACATCAAAGCATCAAATTACACATACACGAAAGTGACATCAAGcattttgatagtgtatggtgcccttcagcttttatttttggcctgcgCCACCCTGTAAATTCTTCGGATTTTCTTTTGGTCTGTGATTTTTAAATTCCGAACTTGGGGTTTCCCATCATTTCTATGAGAAAAGTAGTCTATAAGAGTGATAGAAATATACCAAACGACTACAGTCGACAATCGCCAGTACAACAGCCAGTATGAGGACTAAGGAGCAACTACAACAGCAATTGCGTGCAGATATAGGAACTGATAAGATTCCAATTGTTAGGAGAACAAAAGTTTCATCTCTTTCCTTGGAACAGCTTCAAGAAATAATGTTGGAGAAAAATATAGCCGCGGAAGGAAGTCGTGAGCACATGGAAAACATTTTAGTGACATCTTTAGGTTGTAACGAAGTGGATATTGTTGATATGGTTAGAATTGATTCTTTAAATGTTATTCAATTGGAGGAGTTGTTAAGTGGAATATCAAGAACACCTGAGGagaatattgtttttaatgaaatggaAAGTCAATCTAAAGCGGCTGGAGAAGAGTTGCCTGCAATTGCTGCtgctaaaaaaaacataaaagaagCACAACAGGAACTAGCACAAAATTGTGGGTTTGGAGATCAAATTATATGGGATCTGTAAgttacatacaaatttattgcgcatttattattatgattaaaTAAGAACTTGTAGTTATgtttcattattaaaaacatagaataatatattcatagaagcgttactgagagggagaaaacctaagtctgttgccAAAAACCTATGGTTCATACAGttgaacatatgtatgtatgtttttatatacatacatacatatgtatgtaagtaatacaaattaatttacgTATACGTAATTACGTATCAATTTCTATTGCTAAAATAGTTTTGCAGTATCGCAAAGTTGGCTTTTTTGATTTATGAAGAAAACAAAAGCGGCGTTCCGGCCGGAAATAGAATTTGTTAGAGGATCAATatcagtttatatttttttttctgcttaTATATCGTttccttaatatagaaaggccctaactcgttttttttttgtaaggccagattttcattatttcgataaattttccGCTTTATTTCTGtccgttcaatatatattgtgatatttggatcgcgatccattgtaatggatcacgcaaaattatgttgttctgcgatttggatcgcgatccatcaatactgcatgctacacgttcaataaatatcgcgatactggatcgtgGTCAATATATGTTGAACGTGTTGCAGTGCCCAAActgcagaataacctaattttgagTGATCCAAtaaaatggatcgcgatccaaatatcacaatatatattgaacttGTAGCAGTACCCTTATATACCTTCACcatattatacttcaaaatacgtTTGTCCTGGTATGTAAAACTATAGTTTACCAATGTTTGTGACGTTGTTATGTGTTTTTGTCCAATTGTACcgtgttttgtttatatgtatttttagaaTGAGCTTAACAAGTGTAGTTGTGTTTCGTGGATCAGTACTTTTGCATGGCAAAGCGTTGCAAAAAGTTGTAAGTGAGAAGTTATTAACCAAAGTGTGCAGATTAATAAGAAACTAATCCTTTTTGTCCGAATCCAcacgtttttgaaaaaatcaacgTCAAAATGTCGACCAGATCGGTTATATGGCAGCTATATGAAATAGTGCCCCAAATCATATGAAACTAGGAGTATACAAAATGTATACAAACCAAATTTCAATTCAACTGCTTATAATTAGagtttatgccaaaaaaaaaacggaaaaaaaacCAGTgtgcattgtaggtccaacttactatggtcttatatacgtcattgcaaaggtctctgaaaaatctatcattagatatccatattgtctatattaatgacttagtaatccagatataggtaaaaaatccaggttgtcctggttttttccttatatctcatttgtggaccgattttctcgattttaaatagcaaccgagccggaagaattccggagatattgatgtatgaatcgtgtatgcatgttttgggggcttcggaaagttgatttcaacagacgggcataccttaatcgactccgctatctataaggatccagaatatatatactttatagggtcggaaatgaaaaatgtagaaat
This genomic window contains:
- the LOC135953976 gene encoding protein ST7 homolog, translating into MWDSSMFLSTLTPKFYVALTGTSSLISGLILIFEWWYFRKYGTSFIEQVSINHISPWINGSDSSSDLNTNGSGSSSSSGSTNGNGATGVGVTSASGQQMPECKVWRNPLNLFRGAEYQRFFWATSKEPLTYYDMNLSAQDHQTFFTCEGDARKEEYEIMQTAWRERNPVQRIKSAHNAIEMNPECAPAYILLAEEEATTILEAERILRTALKVAEQNYRKSQLTQHQGPIAEGLHRRDTNVLIYIRRRLAMCARKLGKLKEAAKMFRDLTKEIPSIMNVLNIHENLIETLLEMQAYADCQAVLAKYDDISLPKSATICYTAALLKARAVADKFSPDIASKRGLSPAEMCAVEAIHRAVEFNPHVPKYLLETKPLILPPEHILKRGDSEALAYAFFHLKHWKNIEGALNLLHCTWEGTFRMLPYPLERGHLFYPYPTCTECADRELLPAFHEVSVYPKKELPFFILFTAGLCSFTALLALLTHQYPEPMGLLAQTVLTWISYPFQLLKERIEAFWPCNLLQHLSRV